A region from the Mycolicibacterium phlei genome encodes:
- a CDS encoding alpha/beta fold hydrolase codes for MSDCAYFELGDVELQSGETLRDARLAYKTYGQLNAAGDNVVVLPTFYTGTHVRNEGFFGPGRAIDPAQHFVVSVNMFGNGVSTSPSNADPEQRGRRFPHVTLYDNVRCQHRLLFEGLGVRRIALVAGWSMAGCQTYHWGAMYPDVVDAIVPFCASAKTSPHNFVFLEGVKAALQADPAWARDERPVAGLRAFGRVYAGWAYSQTFFREGLYRELGFETVEDLLVDWENDHVDNWDANDLLAKLWSWQYADISANPMYDGDFQAALRAITARAIVIPCTQDLYFTPEDNELEVAHMPNAELRPYDSPYGHCVASPGRHAAFQEFLDGAIREVLT; via the coding sequence ATGAGCGACTGCGCGTACTTCGAGCTGGGCGATGTCGAGCTGCAATCGGGTGAGACGCTGCGCGACGCCCGGCTGGCGTACAAGACGTACGGGCAGCTGAACGCGGCAGGCGACAATGTCGTCGTCCTGCCCACGTTCTACACCGGTACGCACGTGCGCAACGAGGGGTTCTTCGGGCCGGGGCGCGCGATCGACCCGGCACAGCATTTCGTGGTGTCGGTCAACATGTTCGGCAACGGGGTGTCGACGTCGCCGAGCAACGCGGACCCGGAGCAACGGGGCCGACGGTTCCCGCACGTGACGCTGTACGACAACGTGCGCTGCCAGCACCGGCTGCTGTTCGAGGGGCTGGGGGTGCGGCGGATCGCGTTGGTGGCCGGCTGGTCGATGGCGGGCTGCCAGACCTATCACTGGGGTGCGATGTATCCGGACGTGGTCGACGCGATCGTGCCGTTCTGTGCGTCGGCGAAGACGTCGCCGCACAACTTCGTGTTCCTGGAGGGGGTGAAGGCGGCACTGCAGGCCGATCCGGCGTGGGCGCGGGATGAGCGGCCGGTGGCGGGGCTGAGGGCGTTCGGGCGGGTGTATGCGGGGTGGGCGTACTCGCAGACGTTCTTCCGGGAGGGGCTGTACCGGGAGCTGGGGTTCGAGACGGTCGAGGATCTGCTGGTGGACTGGGAGAACGACCACGTCGACAACTGGGACGCCAACGACCTGCTGGCCAAGCTGTGGAGCTGGCAGTACGCCGACATCAGCGCAAACCCGATGTATGACGGTGATTTTCAGGCGGCGTTGCGCGCGATCACGGCGCGGGCGATCGTGATCCCGTGCACGCAGGATCTGTACTTCACGCCCGAGGACAACGAGCTCGAGGTCGCCCACATGCCGAACGCCGAGCTGCGGCCGTACGACTCACCGTATGGACACTGCGTGGCCAGCCCGGGCCGCCACGCCGCGTTCCAGGAGTTCCTGGACGGGGCCATTCGGGAGGTGCTGACCTGA
- a CDS encoding glutamine synthetase family protein, whose amino-acid sequence MTVTDASPVTEKTLYPRTLADAVPDDAKIAEVRARLESAGVKYVLSCWIDLFGIPKTKPVPMSDFEALCKGKGPQFAVHSVSFVPELTAADSDQIPVPDLDAVYICPWDTSMAIIFADLFWEDKPYNVCPRLALKRTIAEAAQKGYVGYAGIEPEFIVMRYDENGQPVKAFDDDPRQVGGLRPRRQAFGYDVEFSLDSMSFLKEMMDMLEGLDWGLHDVVAEGAYSQFELDFHYTNLLEMADRLVFLRLAAKEVAKKHGMFVTFMPKPTTGDWRSGAHINFSLRSLDAPEANLFESPAGGWSDEARYAVGGLLSHSEALTAITCPTVNSYNGLVPRVGGFEGGTVTWAPTNITYGHNNRAAQFRLPQSRYCIENRAADMCMNVYLALACTLAASVEGVTQQIDPGPPTDRDLYSMTPEEAEELGIRRLPRNLLEAVGHLKTDTLVGEVLGPTMLNSYLAYKLDEWERYHQAVTDWEVAEYLRLY is encoded by the coding sequence ATGACCGTCACCGACGCATCCCCTGTCACCGAGAAAACGCTCTACCCGCGGACATTGGCTGACGCCGTTCCCGACGACGCCAAGATCGCCGAAGTGCGGGCCCGGCTGGAAAGCGCCGGCGTGAAATACGTGCTGTCGTGCTGGATCGATCTGTTCGGTATCCCGAAGACCAAGCCGGTGCCGATGAGCGACTTCGAGGCGTTGTGCAAGGGCAAGGGCCCGCAGTTCGCGGTGCACTCGGTGTCGTTCGTGCCGGAGCTGACCGCCGCGGACTCCGATCAGATCCCGGTGCCCGACCTGGACGCGGTGTACATCTGCCCCTGGGACACCAGCATGGCGATCATCTTCGCCGACCTGTTCTGGGAGGACAAGCCGTACAACGTCTGTCCACGCCTGGCGCTCAAGCGCACGATTGCCGAAGCGGCACAGAAGGGTTACGTCGGCTACGCCGGCATAGAGCCGGAGTTCATCGTCATGCGCTACGACGAGAACGGCCAGCCCGTCAAGGCATTCGACGACGACCCCCGCCAGGTCGGCGGGCTGCGGCCGCGCCGGCAGGCGTTCGGCTACGACGTCGAGTTCTCGCTGGACTCCATGTCCTTCCTCAAGGAGATGATGGACATGCTCGAGGGCCTGGACTGGGGACTGCACGACGTGGTCGCCGAGGGGGCGTACTCGCAGTTCGAACTGGACTTCCACTACACCAACCTGCTGGAGATGGCCGACCGGCTGGTGTTCCTGCGGCTGGCGGCTAAGGAGGTCGCCAAGAAGCACGGCATGTTCGTCACATTCATGCCGAAACCGACGACGGGCGACTGGCGCTCGGGCGCACACATCAACTTCTCGCTGCGCTCGCTGGACGCACCGGAGGCGAACCTGTTCGAGTCGCCCGCCGGCGGGTGGAGCGACGAGGCGCGGTACGCGGTGGGTGGACTGCTGTCGCACTCGGAGGCGCTGACGGCGATCACGTGCCCAACGGTCAACTCCTACAACGGACTTGTGCCGCGGGTCGGCGGGTTCGAGGGCGGTACGGTGACGTGGGCGCCGACGAACATCACCTACGGGCACAACAACCGGGCCGCGCAGTTCCGGCTGCCGCAGAGCCGCTACTGCATCGAGAACCGCGCCGCCGACATGTGCATGAACGTATATCTAGCGCTGGCGTGCACGCTGGCCGCCAGTGTCGAGGGTGTCACGCAGCAGATCGATCCGGGCCCGCCGACCGACCGGGACCTGTACTCGATGACGCCGGAGGAAGCTGAGGAGCTGGGGATCCGGCGGCTGCCGCGCAACCTGCTGGAGGCGGTCGGGCATCTGAAGACGGACACGCTGGTCGGCGAGGTGCTGGGACCGACGATGCTCAACTCGTACCTTGCGTACAAGCTCGACGAGTGGGAGCGTTACCACCAGGCCGTCACCGACTGGGAGGTGGCCGAATACCTTCGGCTGTACTAG
- a CDS encoding cupin domain-containing protein, which translates to MRRAHHRPERAVGPGVRAQQLLPADDDAVGFCEYVYEPGADASAETAGPQYGVVTEGTIDIELDDEVVTLREGDSITFDATVPHRFRNRSLAPARMIWFSTAR; encoded by the coding sequence GTGCGGCGCGCCCATCATCGACCCGAGCGCGCGGTCGGCCCCGGGGTCCGGGCACAGCAGCTGCTGCCGGCGGATGACGACGCCGTCGGCTTCTGCGAATACGTCTACGAGCCGGGCGCCGACGCATCCGCTGAGACGGCGGGCCCACAGTACGGCGTGGTCACCGAGGGCACGATCGACATCGAGCTCGACGACGAGGTGGTCACGCTGCGCGAGGGCGACTCAATCACGTTCGACGCCACCGTCCCCCACCGGTTCCGGAATCGCTCGCTCGCCCCCGCCCGGATGATCTGGTTCTCGACCGCCCGCTAG
- a CDS encoding TetR/AcrR family transcriptional regulator, with the protein MSADPDDRASSRAQRAAARRAQLLEAARKVVLRHGLERARIADIVAEAGGSQGLAHYHFPSREALLVEMLRTTAEDDVERARQIVRDTGTVVQRLDRLIRLALPISSDDWNWRLWVEMWVSGLRHDEIALISERFDTGWADTVRELLEEGVESEVVRCADPTATADRLSAMINGLGLRMVSSRAGFPRAYVIRLVRMAAALELGMDWQEYLRQGQEG; encoded by the coding sequence GTGAGTGCTGACCCGGATGACCGCGCGTCGTCGCGGGCGCAGCGTGCCGCCGCCCGTCGGGCACAACTGCTCGAAGCGGCCCGCAAGGTCGTGCTGCGACACGGGCTGGAGCGTGCCCGCATCGCCGACATCGTCGCCGAGGCCGGCGGCAGCCAGGGCCTGGCCCACTACCACTTCCCCTCCCGGGAGGCGCTGCTCGTCGAGATGCTGCGCACTACCGCCGAGGACGACGTCGAGCGTGCCCGCCAGATCGTGCGTGACACCGGCACCGTCGTGCAGAGGCTGGACCGGCTGATCCGGTTGGCGCTGCCGATCTCCAGCGACGACTGGAACTGGCGCTTGTGGGTGGAGATGTGGGTGTCGGGTCTGCGCCACGACGAGATCGCGCTCATCTCCGAGCGGTTCGACACCGGCTGGGCCGACACCGTACGCGAACTGCTCGAGGAAGGCGTCGAGTCCGAGGTGGTGCGGTGCGCCGACCCCACAGCGACCGCGGACCGGCTCTCGGCCATGATCAACGGTCTCGGCCTGCGGATGGTCAGCAGCCGAGCGGGATTCCCGCGCGCCTATGTCATCCGGCTGGTGCGGATGGCCGCCGCCCTGGAACTCGGGATGGACTGGCAGGAGTACCTGCGTCAGGGGCAGGAGGGCTAG